One stretch of Tepiditoga spiralis DNA includes these proteins:
- the ispH gene encoding 4-hydroxy-3-methylbut-2-enyl diphosphate reductase, with translation MEIKIAKKTGFCYGVDRAFNGVKTLAKESKEKVYIYGELVHNKEVIKNLSESGIEKIDNLKEFPQKYENSTVVIRAHGIPKKEREQLKKFKKVVDMTCPIVQNLVDYTNDVQLKGYYIVVYGKTNHPEMICLKGNVDEKKINITLEPYKLNTNKICIISQTTVDNDSFKKFYMKMMEINNFSDIIIKNTICKETSFREEEAKKLSKWAECVIVIGGKNSSNTRKLYNISLEHCKNTHYVENYKELSENIKNNEKVAILTGSSTPQWSIKDVVDFLKGNIS, from the coding sequence ATGGAAATAAAAATAGCTAAAAAAACAGGTTTTTGTTATGGTGTCGATAGAGCTTTTAATGGAGTTAAAACTCTTGCAAAAGAATCAAAAGAAAAAGTATATATTTATGGAGAACTTGTACACAATAAAGAAGTTATTAAAAATTTATCAGAATCAGGAATTGAAAAGATTGATAATTTAAAAGAGTTTCCACAAAAATATGAAAATAGTACAGTTGTCATAAGAGCACATGGAATTCCAAAAAAAGAAAGAGAACAATTGAAAAAATTTAAAAAAGTAGTTGATATGACATGTCCAATAGTACAAAATTTAGTTGATTACACAAATGATGTACAATTAAAAGGGTACTATATAGTTGTTTATGGAAAAACAAATCATCCTGAAATGATTTGTTTAAAGGGAAATGTTGACGAAAAAAAAATTAATATTACACTTGAACCTTATAAGTTAAATACAAATAAGATTTGTATTATATCTCAAACAACTGTAGATAATGATTCATTCAAAAAATTTTATATGAAAATGATGGAGATTAATAATTTTTCTGATATAATAATTAAGAATACGATATGTAAAGAAACTTCTTTTAGAGAAGAAGAAGCAAAAAAATTGTCAAAATGGGCAGAATGTGTTATAGTTATAGGTGGAAAAAATAGTTCTAATACTAGAAAATTATACAATATTTCTTTAGAGCATTGTAAAAACACACATTATGTAGAAAATTATAAAGAATTAAGTGAAAACATAAAAAATAATGAAAAAGTAGCAATCCTTACGGGATCATCTACACCACAATGGTCTATAAAAGATGTAGTTGATTTCTTAAAAGGCAATATTTCTTAA
- the tmk gene encoding dTMP kinase, which translates to MGIIVIEGADGAGKSTQIELLINYFKKNEIKYKFIHFPVMEDSFSGKTISKFLRGEFGGVKEVNPYFVSILYAMNRNEYKDQILNWIKNGYTILLDRYVYSNIAFQCAKIKDKNKKEELKKWLLEMEFEYYNLPKPNLTIYLDVPENILIKRLNSKRSGEDRNYLNGSEDIHEKDFELQKNVINEYLMLVKEDDTFYKVETYEKDKHLTPHEIYEKIIKIIKSAN; encoded by the coding sequence ATGGGGATAATAGTAATAGAAGGTGCAGATGGTGCTGGAAAATCAACTCAAATAGAGTTATTAATTAATTACTTTAAAAAAAATGAAATTAAATATAAGTTTATACATTTTCCTGTTATGGAAGATTCTTTTAGTGGAAAAACAATATCAAAATTTTTACGTGGAGAGTTTGGTGGAGTAAAAGAGGTCAATCCTTACTTTGTTTCAATACTTTATGCAATGAATAGAAATGAATATAAAGATCAAATATTAAATTGGATAAAAAATGGTTATACCATTTTATTAGATAGATATGTTTATTCTAATATAGCTTTTCAATGTGCAAAAATTAAAGATAAAAATAAAAAAGAAGAATTAAAAAAATGGTTGTTAGAAATGGAGTTTGAGTATTATAATTTACCTAAACCAAATTTAACAATTTATTTGGATGTTCCAGAAAATATTTTAATAAAAAGATTAAATTCTAAAAGAAGTGGAGAAGATAGAAATTATTTAAATGGAAGTGAGGATATACACGAAAAAGATTTTGAGTTGCAAAAGAATGTTATAAATGAGTACTTAATGTTAGTAAAAGAAGATGATACATTTTATAAAGTGGAAACTTATGAAAAAGATAAGCATTTGACTCCACATGAAATTTATGAAAAAATAATAAAAATAATAAAAAGTGCGAATTAA
- the aspS gene encoding aspartate--tRNA ligase, giving the protein MEVFVLLKKTHNCGELNAQYEGQEVVLNGWVDRIRDLGGIKFILLRDRYGKTQIFFDPNENKELYEKSLTLGNEYTVGIKGIVKKRPDDAINKNMKTGDIEILATDIEIFSESETPPIYVNKDEDISENLRLKYRYLDLRKEKMQKNLIMRHKIMQASRKYLSENGFLEVETPFLTKSTPEGARDFLVPSRIKPGNFYALPQSPQIFKQLLMVSGFDKYFQIARCFRDEDFRADRQPEFTQIDFEASFVKKEDIFEYGEGLVKAIFKEAVGLEIETPFRQMSYDEALEKYGSDKPDTRYGMELIELNEYFENTQASFIKEKIDNNGVIKGFVIPKKAKEYSRKKFDYFTESAKQLGATGLIWIANDGDKVRSSIKKIAEKEIQDILNHGIIDNGDVMLLLTGDRKEVNKLLGQLRVKVIKEEMEKKSGFDILWIVDFPMFAWDEEENRITAEHHPFTMPNLKDLEMYKDDPLKIKAECYDLVINGYEMASGGERIYRKDIQKRIFEMIGLEEKEIQEKFGFLLEAFKYGAPPHAGAALGLDRLVAVICEEDSIKEVIAFPKTATGSSPMTEAPSRVDEKQLKNLKLKIIE; this is encoded by the coding sequence ATGGAGGTGTTTGTTTTGCTTAAAAAGACTCATAATTGTGGAGAGTTGAATGCTCAATATGAGGGGCAAGAGGTAGTATTAAATGGATGGGTAGATAGAATAAGAGATCTTGGAGGAATAAAATTTATACTTTTACGTGATAGATATGGTAAAACTCAAATATTCTTTGATCCAAATGAAAACAAAGAGTTGTATGAAAAATCTTTAACTTTGGGAAATGAGTATACTGTTGGAATAAAAGGAATTGTAAAGAAAAGACCGGATGATGCTATAAATAAAAATATGAAAACTGGTGATATAGAGATATTGGCTACTGATATAGAGATATTTTCAGAATCAGAAACTCCACCAATTTATGTAAATAAAGATGAGGATATATCTGAAAATTTAAGATTAAAGTATAGATATTTAGATTTAAGAAAAGAAAAGATGCAAAAAAATTTAATAATGAGACATAAAATAATGCAAGCATCAAGAAAATATTTATCAGAAAATGGTTTTTTAGAAGTAGAAACACCATTTTTAACAAAATCAACTCCTGAAGGAGCAAGAGATTTTTTAGTTCCTTCAAGAATAAAACCAGGTAATTTTTATGCATTACCTCAATCACCACAAATATTTAAACAATTATTAATGGTATCAGGTTTCGATAAGTACTTTCAAATAGCAAGGTGTTTTAGAGATGAAGACTTTAGAGCTGATAGACAACCAGAATTTACACAAATAGATTTTGAAGCATCTTTTGTAAAAAAAGAAGATATATTTGAGTATGGTGAAGGTCTCGTAAAAGCTATATTTAAAGAAGCAGTAGGTTTGGAAATAGAGACTCCATTTAGACAAATGAGTTATGATGAAGCTTTAGAAAAATATGGAAGTGATAAACCAGATACAAGATATGGAATGGAATTAATAGAACTTAATGAATATTTTGAAAATACGCAAGCATCATTTATAAAAGAAAAAATAGATAATAATGGAGTTATAAAAGGATTTGTTATTCCTAAAAAAGCAAAAGAATATTCAAGAAAAAAATTTGATTACTTTACCGAATCAGCAAAACAACTTGGTGCAACTGGATTGATATGGATTGCAAATGATGGTGATAAAGTAAGATCTTCAATAAAGAAAATAGCAGAAAAAGAAATACAAGATATACTAAATCATGGTATAATTGATAATGGAGATGTTATGCTACTTCTTACTGGAGATAGAAAAGAAGTTAATAAATTACTTGGTCAGTTAAGAGTAAAAGTAATAAAGGAAGAAATGGAAAAGAAATCTGGATTTGATATTTTATGGATAGTTGATTTTCCTATGTTTGCTTGGGATGAAGAAGAAAACAGAATTACAGCAGAACATCACCCATTTACTATGCCTAATTTAAAAGATTTAGAAATGTATAAAGATGATCCATTAAAGATAAAAGCAGAATGTTATGATTTAGTTATTAATGGATACGAAATGGCAAGTGGTGGTGAAAGAATATACAGAAAAGATATACAAAAAAGAATTTTTGAGATGATAGGTTTAGAGGAAAAAGAAATACAAGAAAAATTCGGATTTCTTTTAGAAGCATTTAAGTATGGAGCACCGCCTCATGCTGGAGCTGCATTAGGTTTAGATAGACTTGTTGCTGTTATTTGTGAAGAGGATTCAATAAAAGAAGTTATAGCATTTCCTAAAACAGCAACAGGATCAAGTCCAATGACAGAAGCTCCGTCAAGAGTGGATGAAAAACAATTGAAGAATTTAAAATTAAAAATAATTGAATAA
- a CDS encoding S-layer homology domain-containing protein — MKRILMSVLIIIFTFSLAFSVNFKDVPVNHWAYDAVQRIASIGILEGYPDGTFKGLEQVNRYQLTLTVSRTIDYIEQNLISTLAEKISELDKKLSSNSGSSDDVKLLNSKISSLDEKTTSLEKNISDLKNSYELLGYTVSKLDNLQKKVDALSVPKDTSTEVTELKKDIEKLNSQFSDLSAVISNYENMGTDLNALNANVSTNKKDISDVKTLISALNAKVDLKADENKIKLLDSKISKIESVSSQNSSNLSTVLSLTSKNKNEIDALADSVKQLNSKKSDSNGIDFMDILLSVLISAGVSIAVVAFMK, encoded by the coding sequence GTGAAGCGAATACTTATGTCCGTTTTAATTATCATTTTTACCTTTAGTTTAGCTTTTTCTGTAAACTTTAAAGACGTCCCAGTAAATCATTGGGCTTATGATGCAGTTCAAAGAATTGCAAGTATAGGAATATTAGAAGGATATCCAGATGGTACTTTTAAAGGATTAGAACAAGTCAATAGATATCAATTAACTCTAACTGTTTCAAGAACTATTGATTATATTGAGCAAAACTTAATATCTACTTTAGCAGAAAAAATATCTGAATTAGACAAAAAATTATCTTCAAACTCAGGTTCATCTGATGATGTTAAATTATTAAACTCTAAAATTTCATCTTTAGATGAAAAAACAACATCTTTAGAAAAAAATATTAGCGATTTAAAAAATTCTTATGAATTACTTGGATATACCGTATCAAAATTAGATAATTTACAAAAAAAAGTAGATGCTTTAAGTGTTCCTAAAGATACTTCAACTGAAGTTACTGAATTAAAAAAAGACATTGAAAAATTGAACTCTCAATTTTCAGATTTGTCAGCTGTTATTTCAAATTATGAAAATATGGGAACAGATTTAAATGCTTTAAACGCAAATGTTTCTACAAATAAAAAAGATATATCAGATGTAAAAACTTTAATATCTGCTTTAAATGCTAAAGTTGACTTAAAAGCTGATGAAAATAAAATAAAATTGTTAGATTCTAAAATTTCAAAAATTGAATCTGTTTCATCTCAAAATTCTTCAAACTTATCCACTGTTTTATCTTTAACATCAAAAAATAAAAATGAAATAGATGCTTTAGCTGATTCTGTAAAACAATTAAATTCAAAAAAATCTGATTCAAATGGTATTGATTTCATGGATATTTTATTATCTGTTTTAATTTCAGCTGGAGTATCAATAGCTGTTGTTGCCTTTATGAAATAA
- the cmk gene encoding (d)CMP kinase — protein MGVLIHIAIDGPAGSGKSTIAKKVAEKFNINYLDSGALYRIIGYYIFNENINLEDANGIVNSLGDIDIILSEGKYRLNGKLIDDQIRTYNSGKLASRVAKIPEVRKKVNYILKSISSKESTVIDGRDIGTVVLPKAEVKIYLTASAKERANRRYKELIEKGEKVNFEDVYTEIKKRDEADTNRTIAPLKPAEDAKIIDTTGKKIEEVLSEIYTIVESELKNGNKNS, from the coding sequence ATGGGAGTTTTGATACATATAGCAATTGATGGACCTGCTGGTTCTGGAAAATCTACGATAGCAAAAAAAGTTGCAGAAAAATTCAATATAAATTATTTAGATAGTGGTGCACTTTATAGAATAATAGGATATTATATTTTTAATGAAAATATTAATTTAGAAGACGCCAATGGAATAGTTAATTCCCTTGGCGATATTGATATTATCTTATCTGAAGGAAAGTATCGTTTAAATGGAAAGTTAATAGATGATCAAATAAGAACATATAATTCAGGAAAATTAGCGTCAAGAGTTGCAAAAATTCCTGAAGTTAGAAAAAAAGTAAATTATATTTTAAAATCAATTTCTTCTAAAGAAAGTACTGTAATAGATGGAAGAGATATTGGAACTGTTGTTTTACCAAAGGCAGAAGTTAAAATATATTTAACTGCATCTGCTAAGGAAAGAGCAAATAGACGATATAAAGAATTGATTGAAAAAGGTGAAAAAGTAAATTTTGAAGATGTCTATACTGAAATAAAAAAAAGAGATGAAGCTGATACAAATAGAACAATTGCACCATTAAAACCGGCAGAAGATGCCAAAATAATTGATACAACTGGTAAAAAAATAGAAGAAGTTTTAAGTGAAATATATACAATTGTTGAATCGGAGTTAAAAAATGGAAATAAAAATAGCTAA
- a CDS encoding STAS domain-containing protein translates to MDFIVTFNEIEKAFVIKTIGDIDAYHSATFKQKVLEHFNNTDKKVIALDLSEVSYIDSAGLGSIVSLIKESKKAKKELVLYALQPQVKKIFEMTKLDKIIRIIDTESEI, encoded by the coding sequence ATGGATTTTATAGTAACTTTTAATGAAATTGAAAAAGCATTTGTTATCAAAACTATCGGAGATATAGATGCATACCATTCGGCAACCTTTAAACAAAAAGTTTTAGAACATTTTAATAATACGGATAAAAAAGTGATAGCTTTAGATCTTTCGGAAGTTTCATACATAGATAGTGCGGGCTTGGGTTCGATAGTGTCTTTAATAAAAGAGTCTAAAAAAGCTAAAAAAGAATTAGTACTATATGCTCTCCAACCACAAGTAAAAAAAATATTTGAAATGACAAAATTAGACAAAATAATAAGAATAATAGATACAGAATCTGAAATATAG